The Kaustia mangrovi genome has a segment encoding these proteins:
- a CDS encoding FtsK/SpoIIIE family DNA translocase: MARSRPIDTDESTVPTGLRRFVGNRLAELGGLALLALTLAVAASLASWSAQDPSLNHAVDGAPENWLGFTGAIVADVLMQIFGLGVVAVVAVPLSWATRLLAHEPPTRPLHRIATWLAGSILISGCLSLLPIPASWPLPTGLGGAGGDLVTSPFLFLIGLILGQSLAGLVTSLLMAPVGLVLACHAACVTTEAALRVTGLFGDGVYEAAERLVGALSHLFLRASSLWRARAGAHARQAPPSRGTSGDEADSGHEAQAGPAPAKRRFSLPGFGRVGHAVKDLLDDKDEADPIDRIEPKLVARPGGAPQPEALEDDMADSGYAGGDMEDYAGQHAGEFGDDAGDMAEAPARVTRTDAPLKPGKRLKAEAQPSFPFASKKAFELPPLTLLAEPKQQRKTSDLSNDALEQNARMLEGVLEDFGVRGEIINVRPGPVVTLYELEPAPGIKSSRVIGLADDIARSMSAVSARVAVVPGRNVIGIELPNAKRETVYLRELMASEAFEKTNQDIALALGKNIGGEPVFADLARMPHLLIAGTTGSGKSVGINTMILSLLYRLPPDKCKLIMVDPKMLELSIYEGIPHLLAPVVTDPKKAVVALKWAVREMEDRYRKMSKLGVRNIDGYNTRVAQAQKKGEVLTRTVQTGYDPETGQPIYEQEEMPLEPMPYIVVIVDEMADLMMVAGKEIEGAIQRLAQMARAAGLHLITATQRPSVDVITGTIKANFPTRISFQVTSKIDSRTILGEQGAEQLLGQGDMLYMAGGGRITRLHGAFVSDDEVERIVQHLKAQAAPEYLQEVTEESDDGYQIPGVDMGDGASGGSGDGEDLYSQAVAVVARDRKASTSYIQRRLQIGYNRAASLIERMEQEGLISPANHAGKREVLLGETEDQDAG, translated from the coding sequence ATGGCGCGATCCCGGCCAATCGATACGGATGAGTCGACAGTCCCGACAGGCTTGCGACGATTCGTCGGCAACCGGCTTGCCGAGCTCGGCGGGCTGGCGCTGCTCGCGCTCACGCTCGCGGTGGCGGCGAGCCTTGCGAGCTGGTCGGCGCAGGATCCGAGCCTCAACCACGCCGTCGACGGCGCGCCGGAGAACTGGCTCGGCTTCACCGGCGCGATTGTCGCCGACGTGCTCATGCAGATCTTCGGGCTCGGCGTGGTCGCGGTCGTCGCCGTGCCGCTGTCCTGGGCGACCCGGCTTCTGGCACATGAGCCGCCGACGCGGCCCCTGCACCGCATCGCAACTTGGCTTGCCGGCTCCATCCTGATCTCCGGCTGCCTGTCCCTGCTGCCGATCCCGGCGAGCTGGCCGCTACCGACGGGGCTCGGCGGAGCGGGCGGCGACCTGGTGACGAGCCCGTTCCTGTTCCTGATCGGCCTGATCCTCGGCCAGTCGCTCGCGGGGCTCGTCACGAGCCTCCTCATGGCACCGGTCGGTCTCGTGCTCGCCTGCCATGCCGCCTGCGTCACCACCGAGGCGGCCCTGCGTGTCACGGGACTGTTCGGTGACGGCGTCTACGAGGCGGCCGAACGGCTGGTCGGCGCGCTGTCCCACCTGTTCCTGAGGGCGAGCAGCCTGTGGCGCGCGCGCGCCGGGGCGCATGCGCGGCAGGCACCGCCGTCGCGCGGCACCAGCGGGGACGAGGCGGACAGCGGGCATGAGGCCCAGGCCGGGCCGGCCCCGGCGAAACGGCGCTTCTCCCTGCCCGGTTTCGGCCGCGTCGGCCATGCCGTGAAGGACCTTCTGGACGACAAGGACGAGGCCGACCCCATCGACCGCATCGAGCCCAAGCTCGTCGCCCGCCCCGGCGGTGCCCCGCAACCGGAGGCGCTGGAGGACGATATGGCCGACAGCGGCTATGCGGGCGGGGACATGGAGGATTATGCCGGCCAGCATGCCGGAGAATTCGGCGACGACGCCGGCGATATGGCGGAGGCGCCCGCCCGGGTGACACGCACCGACGCGCCGCTGAAGCCCGGCAAGCGGCTCAAGGCGGAAGCCCAGCCCTCCTTCCCGTTCGCCAGCAAGAAGGCCTTCGAGCTGCCACCGCTCACGCTGCTCGCCGAGCCGAAGCAGCAGCGCAAGACCTCCGACCTCTCCAACGACGCGCTGGAGCAGAACGCCCGCATGCTGGAAGGCGTTCTGGAGGATTTCGGCGTGCGCGGCGAGATCATCAATGTCCGCCCGGGGCCCGTCGTCACCCTCTACGAGCTGGAGCCCGCGCCCGGCATCAAGTCCTCGCGGGTCATCGGGCTTGCCGACGACATCGCGCGCTCCATGAGCGCCGTCTCCGCCCGCGTGGCGGTGGTGCCGGGGCGCAATGTGATCGGCATCGAGCTGCCGAACGCCAAGCGCGAGACGGTCTATCTGCGAGAGCTCATGGCGTCGGAGGCCTTCGAGAAGACCAATCAGGACATCGCGCTGGCGCTCGGCAAGAATATCGGCGGCGAGCCGGTCTTCGCCGATCTCGCGCGCATGCCGCATCTCCTGATCGCGGGCACCACCGGCTCGGGCAAGTCTGTCGGCATCAACACCATGATCCTGTCGCTGCTCTACCGGCTGCCGCCGGACAAGTGCAAGCTGATCATGGTCGACCCGAAGATGCTCGAACTGTCGATCTACGAGGGCATCCCCCATCTGCTCGCGCCCGTGGTGACGGACCCGAAGAAGGCCGTGGTGGCGCTGAAATGGGCGGTCCGCGAGATGGAGGACCGCTACCGCAAGATGTCCAAGCTCGGCGTGCGCAATATCGACGGCTACAATACCCGCGTCGCGCAGGCCCAGAAGAAGGGCGAGGTGCTCACGCGCACCGTCCAGACGGGTTACGACCCGGAGACCGGCCAGCCGATCTACGAGCAGGAGGAAATGCCGCTCGAGCCGATGCCCTATATCGTGGTCATCGTCGACGAGATGGCCGACCTCATGATGGTCGCCGGCAAGGAGATCGAGGGCGCGATCCAGCGGCTCGCCCAGATGGCGCGTGCGGCCGGCCTCCACCTCATCACCGCGACACAACGTCCCAGTGTCGACGTCATCACCGGTACCATCAAGGCGAACTTCCCGACGCGGATCAGCTTCCAGGTCACCTCCAAGATCGACAGCCGCACCATTCTGGGCGAGCAGGGCGCCGAGCAGCTTCTCGGCCAGGGGGACATGCTGTACATGGCCGGCGGCGGGCGGATCACCCGGCTCCACGGTGCCTTCGTGTCCGACGACGAGGTGGAGCGTATCGTCCAGCACCTGAAAGCGCAGGCGGCGCCGGAATACCTCCAGGAGGTAACGGAGGAAAGCGACGACGGCTACCAGATTCCGGGCGTCGACATGGGCGACGGCGCCTCCGGCGGCAGCGGCGACGGCGAGGATCTCTACAGCCAGGCCGTGGCCGTCGTGGCCCGCGACCGCAAGGCCTCCACAAGCTATATACAGCGGCGCCTGCAAATCGGTTACAATCGCGCCGCCTCGCTGATCGAGCGCATGGAGCAGGAAGGGCTCATCAGCCCGGCCAACCATGCCGGCAAGCGGGAGGTTCTTCTCGGCGAGACCGAGGATCAGGATGCGGGCTAG
- a CDS encoding LON peptidase substrate-binding domain-containing protein: protein MGLVDRYRTVADLDARIPIFPLGGALLLPRGQLPLNIFEPRYLAMVDHALAGSRIVGMVQPDGEEALALQDDPSAKPDVYAVGCAGRITAYVETPDNRRQITLTGICRFEIAAEPSCDWPFRMAEVDYGRFAGDLTPGAGQEAVDRERVLAIFRSYLDANGLKADWSEIERTTTESLVNTLCMISPYAPSEKQALLEAEDLKTRAEILVTLTEMALAGGGGSPPPLQ from the coding sequence ATGGGCCTGGTCGACCGGTACAGGACCGTTGCGGATCTCGATGCGCGGATACCGATCTTTCCGCTCGGGGGCGCGCTTCTCCTGCCGCGCGGGCAGTTGCCGCTCAACATCTTCGAGCCGCGCTATCTCGCCATGGTCGACCACGCGCTCGCCGGCAGCCGCATCGTCGGCATGGTGCAGCCCGACGGCGAGGAGGCGCTCGCGCTCCAGGACGACCCGTCGGCCAAGCCGGATGTCTATGCGGTCGGATGCGCCGGGCGCATCACCGCCTATGTCGAGACGCCGGACAATCGCCGCCAGATCACGCTGACCGGCATATGCCGGTTCGAGATCGCCGCCGAACCGTCCTGCGACTGGCCGTTCCGGATGGCGGAGGTCGATTACGGCCGCTTTGCCGGCGACCTGACGCCGGGAGCCGGCCAGGAGGCGGTGGACCGCGAGCGCGTGCTGGCAATCTTCCGCAGCTATCTCGACGCGAATGGCCTCAAGGCCGACTGGAGCGAGATCGAGCGCACGACCACCGAATCGCTCGTGAACACGCTGTGCATGATCAGCCCCTATGCGCCGAGCGAGAAGCAGGCGCTGCTCGAGGCGGAAGACCTCAAGACCCGGGCCGAGATCCTGGTGACATTGACGGAGATGGCGCTGGCCGGCGGCGGCGGATCGCCCCCGCCGCTCCAGTAA
- a CDS encoding ammonium transporter, which produces MTLNSKLGYLTLAAGGGLLALTGPASAQDAAPAAAADTAFVFNTLLFLIGGFLVMWMAAGFAMLEAGLVRAKNVSMQCTKNIALYSIAGLMYWVIGYNLMYSGVDGGWMGTPVPVSIPDPSQDTGDYAAASDWFFQMVFCATTASIVSGTLAERIKLWPFLIFTAVLTGVIYPIQGSWEWGAGWLDGLGFSDFAGSTLVHSTGGWAALMGALILGARHGKYGKGGEVHAIPGSSMPLATLGTFILWLGWFGFNGASQLALGSMADASAVSRIFVNTNLAAAAGVVVALILSQIVYKKVDITFILNGALAGLVSITAEPLTPSPIWAIIIGGIGGVIVVFAVPLLDKLKIDDVVGAIPVHLLAGIWGTIAVPITNPDVTFGAQIIGIVAIGIFVSVASAILWFILKATMGIRVSPEEEMSGLDQVEIGIEAYPEFGRGGQTL; this is translated from the coding sequence ATGACACTCAATTCCAAGCTCGGATATCTGACGCTCGCCGCGGGGGGCGGGCTTCTCGCCCTGACGGGGCCGGCGTCCGCCCAGGACGCCGCGCCGGCGGCCGCTGCGGATACGGCCTTCGTGTTCAACACGCTCCTGTTCCTGATCGGCGGCTTCCTGGTGATGTGGATGGCCGCCGGCTTCGCCATGCTCGAGGCGGGCCTGGTGCGTGCCAAGAACGTCTCCATGCAGTGCACGAAGAACATCGCGCTCTATTCCATCGCCGGCCTGATGTACTGGGTCATCGGCTACAACCTGATGTATTCCGGCGTCGATGGCGGCTGGATGGGCACACCCGTGCCGGTCTCCATCCCCGATCCCTCGCAGGATACGGGCGACTATGCGGCCGCGTCCGACTGGTTCTTCCAGATGGTGTTCTGCGCCACCACGGCCTCCATCGTGTCGGGCACGCTGGCGGAGCGCATCAAGCTGTGGCCGTTCCTGATCTTCACCGCCGTGCTCACCGGCGTCATCTACCCGATCCAGGGCTCCTGGGAGTGGGGCGCGGGCTGGCTCGACGGCCTCGGCTTCTCCGACTTCGCGGGCTCCACGCTGGTGCACTCGACCGGCGGCTGGGCGGCGCTCATGGGCGCGCTCATCCTCGGCGCGCGCCACGGCAAATACGGCAAGGGCGGCGAGGTTCACGCGATCCCGGGCTCCAGCATGCCGCTGGCCACCCTCGGCACCTTCATCCTGTGGCTCGGCTGGTTCGGCTTCAACGGCGCCTCCCAGCTCGCTCTCGGCTCCATGGCCGATGCCTCCGCGGTGTCGCGCATCTTCGTGAACACCAACCTCGCCGCGGCCGCCGGCGTCGTCGTGGCGCTGATCCTGAGCCAGATCGTCTACAAGAAGGTCGACATCACCTTCATCCTGAACGGCGCGTTGGCCGGCCTCGTCTCGATCACCGCCGAGCCGCTCACGCCGAGCCCGATCTGGGCGATCATCATCGGCGGCATCGGCGGCGTGATCGTGGTGTTCGCCGTGCCGCTGCTCGACAAGCTGAAGATCGACGATGTCGTCGGCGCCATCCCGGTGCACCTCCTTGCCGGCATCTGGGGCACGATCGCGGTGCCGATCACCAATCCGGACGTGACCTTCGGCGCCCAGATCATCGGTATCGTGGCCATCGGCATCTTCGTCAGCGTGGCCAGCGCCATCCTCTGGTTCATCCTCAAGGCGACCATGGGCATCCGCGTCAGCCCCGAGGAGGAGATGAGCGGCCTCGACCAGGTCGAGATCGGTATCGAGGCCTATCCGGAGTTCGGTCGCGGCGGCCAGACGCTGTGA
- a CDS encoding response regulator: protein MRILEVEDEPELAGLVVEAFRKAGTAIDGVGTLGDARAAMRAVHYGCIILDLGMPDGNGIDFLRDLRARDIKTPIIILTARDAIEDRVAGLNAGADDYLLKPFHMSELVARVNALLRRPGDMLGPALACGNVRIELASREVRVDGAGLTVPRRELAMLEMLMRRAGKVVLKDAMESDLYGFGEEIESNAVEVNMHRLRKRLARAGADIEIHTVRGVGYILLDAGR from the coding sequence ATGCGCATTCTGGAAGTCGAAGACGAACCGGAGCTTGCCGGCCTCGTTGTCGAGGCCTTCCGCAAGGCCGGCACCGCCATAGACGGCGTCGGCACCCTCGGCGATGCCCGCGCCGCGATGCGGGCGGTGCACTATGGCTGCATCATCCTCGATCTGGGCATGCCGGACGGGAACGGCATCGACTTCTTGCGCGACCTGCGTGCCCGCGACATCAAGACGCCCATCATCATCCTGACGGCGCGCGATGCCATCGAGGACCGGGTCGCGGGCCTCAATGCGGGCGCCGACGACTATCTCCTGAAACCGTTCCACATGAGCGAGCTGGTCGCGCGGGTCAATGCGCTGCTGCGCCGGCCGGGCGACATGCTCGGCCCCGCCCTGGCCTGCGGCAATGTCCGCATCGAGCTCGCCTCCCGAGAGGTCCGGGTCGACGGCGCCGGCCTCACCGTTCCCCGCCGGGAGCTCGCCATGCTGGAGATGCTGATGCGGCGGGCGGGCAAGGTGGTCCTCAAGGACGCGATGGAGAGCGATCTCTACGGCTTCGGCGAGGAGATCGAGTCGAACGCTGTGGAGGTCAACATGCACCGCCTTCGCAAGCGCCTTGCCCGGGCCGGGGCCGACATCGAGATCCATACGGTCCGCGGCGTCGGCTATATCCTGCTGGATGCCGGGCGATGA
- a CDS encoding gamma-butyrobetaine hydroxylase-like domain-containing protein: MTNGTEDRPWPSELRLKDAGARLAVTYDSGDVHELSAEFLRVESPSAEVKGHGPGQEVTVAGKENVRIVRLEPVGNYAVRIVFDDGHSTGLYSWDYLHRIGREADTLWARYLEALDKKGLSRR, encoded by the coding sequence ATGACGAACGGGACTGAAGACCGGCCCTGGCCGAGCGAACTGCGCCTGAAGGACGCCGGTGCACGGCTCGCCGTCACCTATGACAGCGGCGACGTGCACGAGCTCAGCGCGGAGTTCCTGCGCGTGGAAAGCCCGAGCGCGGAGGTCAAGGGCCACGGCCCCGGCCAGGAGGTGACGGTCGCCGGCAAGGAGAATGTGCGGATCGTCCGGCTGGAGCCGGTCGGCAACTACGCCGTGCGCATCGTGTTCGACGACGGCCATTCCACCGGCCTCTATTCCTGGGACTATCTCCACAGGATCGGCCGGGAAGCCGACACGCTCTGGGCGCGCTATCTCGAAGCGCTCGACAAGAAGGGCCTCAGCCGGCGCTGA
- the tesB gene encoding acyl-CoA thioesterase II — protein sequence MASALEVLVETLDLEPLEENLFRGRSPQVGWQRVFGGQVIGQALVSALRTVDGGRTVHSLHGYFIRPGDPSIPIIYEVDRYRDGKSFTTRNVVAIQHGHPIFTMAASFQRAEEGFEHQIAMPEVPAPEDLPSEKELLASFSDRVPDNIRRYFSRERPIELRPVMRRNYIEPEKADPVQHVWIRATGPLPDDATLHQCVLAYASDMTLLDTSLLPHAHSLFDPDIMLASLDHALWFHRPFRADDWLLYAQDSPSAHGARGFNRGSVYTRDGTLVASVAQEGLIRQRRS from the coding sequence ATGGCATCGGCGCTGGAGGTGCTTGTCGAAACGCTCGATCTGGAACCGCTGGAGGAGAACCTGTTCCGCGGACGCAGCCCGCAGGTCGGCTGGCAGCGGGTCTTCGGCGGCCAGGTGATCGGCCAGGCCCTGGTTTCCGCCCTGCGCACCGTGGATGGCGGGCGCACGGTCCATTCGCTCCATGGCTATTTCATCCGGCCGGGCGACCCCTCGATCCCGATCATCTACGAGGTCGACCGCTACCGCGACGGCAAGAGCTTCACGACCCGCAACGTGGTCGCGATCCAGCATGGCCACCCGATCTTCACGATGGCCGCCTCCTTCCAGCGGGCGGAGGAGGGGTTCGAGCACCAGATCGCGATGCCGGAGGTGCCGGCGCCGGAGGATCTGCCGAGCGAGAAAGAGCTTCTCGCCTCGTTCAGCGACCGGGTGCCGGACAATATCCGCCGTTATTTCTCCCGCGAGCGCCCCATCGAGCTGCGCCCGGTCATGCGGCGCAACTATATCGAGCCGGAGAAGGCCGATCCGGTGCAGCATGTCTGGATCCGCGCGACCGGCCCCCTGCCGGACGACGCGACGCTGCATCAATGCGTGCTCGCCTACGCGTCCGACATGACGCTGCTCGACACCTCCCTCCTGCCGCACGCCCATTCGCTGTTCGATCCGGACATCATGCTGGCGAGCCTCGACCACGCCTTGTGGTTCCACCGCCCGTTCCGCGCCGACGACTGGCTGCTCTATGCCCAGGACTCCCCGAGCGCCCACGGCGCGCGCGGTTTCAATCGCGGCTCCGTCTACACCCGCGACGGCACGCTGGTCGCCTCGGTGGCGCAGGAAGGCCTTATTCGTCAGCGCCGATCCTGA
- a CDS encoding P-II family nitrogen regulator, translating to MKLIIAVIKPFKLEEVREALSAIGIQGLTVTEVKGYGRQKGHTEIYRGAEYTVNFLPKIKLEIAVEAGLADKVVETVADAARTDQIGDGKIFVVPLERALRIRTGETDAAAL from the coding sequence ATGAAACTCATCATAGCCGTCATAAAGCCCTTCAAGCTCGAGGAGGTCCGAGAGGCGTTGTCTGCCATCGGCATTCAGGGCCTGACCGTCACGGAGGTGAAGGGATATGGGCGCCAGAAGGGGCACACGGAAATCTATCGCGGCGCGGAATACACCGTGAACTTCCTGCCGAAGATCAAGCTGGAGATCGCAGTCGAGGCCGGCCTCGCCGACAAGGTTGTCGAGACCGTGGCCGACGCGGCCCGCACCGACCAGATCGGCGACGGGAAGATCTTCGTGGTGCCGCTGGAGCGCGCATTGCGCATTCGCACCGGCGAAACCGACGCCGCCGCGCTTTAA
- a CDS encoding prolyl-tRNA synthetase associated domain-containing protein, whose product MPATRSDLFARLAELGIETETAEHEPVFTVEEARKLRGEIPGGHCKNLFLKDKKGNLWLVVALEDARIDLKGLPAIIGSGRLSFGKPDLLKEALGIEPGSVTPFAIVNDTDNRVTVVLDKAMMEEPLLNYHPLGNDATTTIQADDLVAFIRSCGHEPHILPVSEGLSEPAQGL is encoded by the coding sequence ATGCCCGCAACACGCAGCGATCTGTTCGCCCGTCTCGCCGAGCTGGGGATCGAGACCGAAACCGCCGAGCACGAGCCCGTCTTCACCGTGGAGGAAGCCCGCAAGCTGCGCGGCGAGATTCCCGGCGGGCACTGCAAGAACCTGTTCCTCAAGGACAAGAAGGGGAATTTGTGGCTCGTGGTCGCGCTGGAGGATGCGCGAATCGATCTCAAGGGCCTGCCGGCCATCATCGGCTCGGGACGCCTGTCCTTCGGCAAGCCGGACCTGCTGAAGGAGGCGCTCGGGATCGAGCCCGGCTCGGTCACCCCCTTCGCGATCGTCAACGACACCGACAACCGGGTCACCGTCGTCCTCGACAAGGCCATGATGGAGGAGCCGCTGCTCAACTATCATCCGCTCGGCAACGACGCCACGACCACCATCCAGGCGGACGATCTCGTCGCCTTCATCCGATCGTGCGGACACGAGCCGCACATACTGCCCGTCAGCGAGGGCTTGAGCGAGCCGGCGCAAGGATTGTAA
- a CDS encoding Trm112 family protein has protein sequence MTTTSDGDADRDSGASRPAGHTVDPKLLEILVCPVTKTTLVYDRERQELVSRAAGLAYPIRDGIPIMLPEEARELGDDERD, from the coding sequence ATGACGACGACAAGCGACGGAGACGCGGACCGGGACAGTGGCGCATCGAGGCCCGCGGGCCACACGGTCGACCCCAAGCTTCTGGAGATCCTGGTCTGCCCCGTGACCAAGACCACCCTCGTCTATGACCGCGAGCGCCAGGAGCTCGTCTCCAGGGCGGCAGGGCTGGCCTATCCCATTCGCGACGGTATTCCGATCATGCTGCCCGAAGAGGCGAGAGAGCTCGGCGATGACGAACGGGACTGA
- a CDS encoding LolA family protein produces MVITRILRATTDWRCGVLAGLLALLAVTAGGPPATAAQEARLTADQQAAVQRMASYFNQLRSLQGEFVQIGPRGQMSKGVFYLKKPGRLRFEYAPPNPFLVVSDGDYVIVNNRKSEEADYYPLSQTPLRMVLANDIDLGDEARVLDVNSRDGYTSVTLEDRNMLVPGQLTVVFDDKTNELRQWIIVDGNGNKTTISLTKLASGVNPDPSLFKVKIPRKIETGPDRR; encoded by the coding sequence ATGGTCATCACCAGGATCCTCCGCGCAACGACGGACTGGCGCTGCGGCGTGCTGGCAGGCCTTCTGGCCCTTCTCGCAGTGACGGCGGGTGGACCCCCGGCCACAGCAGCCCAGGAGGCCCGGCTGACGGCCGATCAGCAGGCCGCCGTCCAGCGCATGGCAAGCTATTTCAACCAGCTGCGCAGCCTGCAGGGCGAATTCGTCCAGATCGGACCGCGCGGCCAGATGTCCAAGGGCGTGTTCTATCTGAAGAAGCCCGGCCGGCTGCGCTTCGAATATGCGCCGCCCAACCCGTTCCTGGTCGTCTCCGACGGCGATTATGTGATCGTGAACAACCGCAAGAGCGAGGAGGCGGACTACTATCCGCTATCCCAGACGCCGCTGCGCATGGTGCTCGCCAACGATATCGATCTCGGCGACGAGGCCCGCGTGCTCGACGTCAACAGCCGGGACGGCTACACCTCCGTCACGCTCGAGGACCGCAATATGCTGGTTCCCGGCCAGCTCACCGTCGTGTTCGACGACAAGACGAACGAGCTGCGCCAGTGGATCATCGTGGACGGCAACGGCAACAAGACCACGATCTCGCTGACGAAGCTCGCCAGCGGCGTCAATCCGGATCCTAGCCTGTTCAAGGTGAAGATTCCCCGCAAGATCGAGACGGGCCCCGACCGGCGCTGA
- a CDS encoding FAD-dependent monooxygenase yields MAASPLRYDAIILGAGLVGMAAAVALAGRHARTPLSVALVDARAPEGFATAQADGRASAIAESSRRMLDAMGVWDAIAPNAQPIERIEVLDGRLDETGRPVLLRFEEATFENAPSAHMVENRHLYRTLYDTIAASPSVTLRTGQAASSFAFDGALARIGLADGTELAAPLVVAADGRNSPARQAAGLATVGWSYEQNGLVATVEHERTHGGVAVEQFLPAGPFAILPLPGGHHSSLVWTEKAAEAERLMALDDEGYTRELQRRFGGRLGAVKPVGPRHSYPLAMHVAKDYVAPRLALIGDAAHVLHPLAGLGFNLGLRDVAALAQEVVETARLGLDHGALDTLERYQRWRRFDTLKVAAMTDGLNRLFSNDNPLLRILRDQGLAMVDHIGPLKGFFMRQAAGVEGSQPRLLAGDPV; encoded by the coding sequence ATGGCAGCTTCACCACTCCGTTACGACGCGATCATTCTGGGTGCCGGCCTTGTCGGCATGGCGGCCGCCGTCGCGCTTGCCGGGCGGCATGCGCGCACGCCGCTGTCGGTGGCGCTCGTCGACGCCCGCGCGCCGGAGGGCTTCGCCACGGCGCAGGCCGACGGGCGGGCCTCCGCGATTGCGGAAAGCTCACGCCGCATGCTCGACGCCATGGGCGTATGGGACGCGATTGCACCGAACGCCCAGCCCATCGAGCGCATCGAGGTTCTGGATGGCCGGCTCGACGAGACGGGCCGGCCTGTCCTGCTGCGCTTCGAGGAAGCGACGTTCGAGAACGCGCCGTCGGCCCATATGGTGGAGAACCGCCATCTCTACCGCACGCTCTACGACACCATCGCGGCCTCGCCGAGCGTCACGCTGAGGACGGGCCAGGCGGCATCGAGCTTCGCCTTCGACGGCGCGCTCGCCCGCATCGGGCTTGCCGACGGGACGGAGCTCGCCGCCCCGCTCGTCGTGGCCGCCGACGGCCGCAACTCGCCCGCGCGCCAGGCCGCGGGGCTTGCGACGGTCGGCTGGTCCTACGAGCAGAACGGGCTGGTGGCGACCGTCGAGCACGAGCGCACCCATGGCGGCGTGGCGGTGGAGCAGTTCCTGCCGGCCGGTCCCTTCGCCATCCTGCCGCTTCCGGGCGGACACCACTCGTCGCTGGTCTGGACAGAGAAGGCGGCGGAGGCGGAACGCCTCATGGCGCTCGACGACGAGGGCTACACGCGCGAACTCCAGCGCCGTTTCGGCGGGCGGCTCGGCGCGGTGAAGCCCGTCGGCCCGCGCCACAGCTATCCGCTCGCCATGCATGTCGCCAAGGACTACGTGGCGCCCCGGCTGGCGCTCATCGGGGACGCCGCCCATGTGCTCCACCCGCTTGCGGGTCTCGGCTTCAATCTCGGCCTGCGCGACGTGGCGGCGCTCGCCCAGGAGGTGGTGGAGACGGCCAGGCTCGGTCTCGATCACGGCGCGCTCGACACGCTGGAGCGCTATCAGCGCTGGCGGCGCTTCGACACGCTGAAGGTGGCGGCCATGACCGACGGGCTGAACCGCCTGTTCTCCAACGACAATCCGCTCCTGCGCATTCTCCGCGACCAGGGTCTGGCCATGGTCGACCATATCGGCCCGCTCAAGGGCTTCTTCATGCGCCAGGCCGCCGGCGTGGAAGGCAGCCAGCCGCGGCTCCTCGCCGGAGATCCGGTGTAG
- the trxA gene encoding thioredoxin — protein sequence MDTPIIGGGNGAAPGAADDLVKDSDTAHFMADVIEASAKVPVIVDFWAPWCGPCKQLGPALEKAVTAAGGAVKLVKIDVDQNQELAAQMRIQSIPAVYAFVNGQPVDGFMGALPESQIKAFIDRLTDGQGGASDEIDALVEAGQNAFADNNIAGAAQAFAQALQIDRENTAAIGGLAKCQIASGELDRAEATLTLTPPSRQNDPEIVSARAALELAATPVDNSEIGRLEAVIADNPGDHQSRYDLAIALNAAGRREEALDHLLHIVGKDRGWNDEAARKQLLKLFEAWGPKDELTLAGRRRLSSLLFS from the coding sequence ATGGACACACCGATCATCGGCGGCGGAAACGGCGCCGCCCCGGGCGCGGCGGACGACCTCGTCAAGGACAGCGACACGGCGCATTTCATGGCCGACGTGATCGAGGCCTCCGCGAAGGTCCCGGTCATCGTGGATTTCTGGGCCCCATGGTGCGGCCCCTGCAAGCAGCTCGGCCCGGCGCTGGAGAAAGCGGTCACGGCGGCCGGCGGCGCGGTGAAACTGGTCAAGATCGATGTCGACCAGAACCAGGAACTCGCCGCGCAGATGCGCATCCAGTCGATCCCGGCGGTCTATGCCTTCGTCAACGGCCAGCCGGTGGACGGCTTCATGGGCGCGCTGCCGGAAAGCCAGATCAAGGCGTTCATCGACCGCCTCACCGACGGGCAGGGCGGCGCATCAGACGAGATCGACGCTCTCGTCGAGGCCGGCCAGAACGCCTTCGCCGACAACAACATCGCCGGTGCCGCGCAGGCCTTCGCCCAGGCGCTGCAGATCGACCGGGAGAACACGGCCGCCATTGGCGGGCTCGCCAAGTGCCAGATCGCCAGCGGCGAGCTCGACCGCGCGGAGGCGACCCTCACGCTCACGCCACCCTCGCGCCAGAACGATCCGGAGATCGTCAGCGCCCGCGCGGCGCTGGAGCTTGCCGCAACGCCCGTCGATAACAGCGAGATCGGCCGGCTCGAGGCGGTCATCGCCGACAATCCCGGCGACCACCAGAGCCGCTACGACCTCGCCATCGCCCTCAACGCCGCCGGGCGGCGCGAGGAGGCGCTCGACCATCTGCTCCACATTGTGGGCAAGGACCGGGGGTGGAACGACGAGGCGGCGCGCAAGCAGCTTCTCAAGCTGTTCGAGGCCTGGGGGCCGAAGGACGAGCTGACGCTCGCCGGCCGGCGCCGGCTGTCCTCGCTCCTGTTCTCGTGA